In a single window of the Desulfovibrio mangrovi genome:
- a CDS encoding ABC transporter ATP-binding protein, with product MLEIKNLHVNIGDVEVLKGIDLKISEGETFILFGPNGSGKTTLLMSLMGFGNYTVTGGQILFKGVDITHAPMYERARLGIGMSFQRPPTIHGLKTGHLVQMCGQGRPVDVDGLAKKVNFTRFLDRDINSGFSGGEIKRSELLQLMAQRPDLVLFDEPESGVDLENMSLIGKTARELLDGMQPASCTMKMAKQSCKTSGLIITHTGYILEYVNADRGQVMYNGKLCCEARPRDILDHISRHGYKECLRCLSAESGEKIDLADFREVY from the coding sequence ATGCTTGAAATAAAGAATCTACACGTTAACATCGGGGACGTTGAGGTGCTCAAGGGCATCGATCTGAAGATCTCCGAAGGTGAAACGTTCATTCTGTTCGGCCCCAACGGGTCCGGCAAGACCACTCTGCTCATGAGCCTCATGGGCTTTGGTAACTACACCGTGACCGGAGGCCAGATTCTCTTCAAGGGCGTGGACATCACCCACGCGCCCATGTACGAACGTGCCCGCCTCGGTATCGGCATGTCCTTCCAGCGCCCGCCCACCATTCATGGTCTGAAGACCGGCCACCTCGTACAGATGTGCGGTCAGGGCCGCCCTGTGGACGTGGACGGACTGGCAAAGAAGGTAAACTTCACCCGCTTCCTCGACCGCGACATCAACTCCGGTTTCTCCGGTGGTGAAATCAAGCGTTCCGAGTTGCTGCAGCTCATGGCTCAGCGCCCCGACCTCGTACTCTTCGACGAACCCGAGTCCGGCGTTGACCTTGAAAACATGTCTCTGATCGGCAAGACCGCCCGCGAACTGCTGGATGGCATGCAGCCCGCATCCTGCACCATGAAGATGGCCAAGCAGTCATGCAAGACCTCCGGCCTCATCATTACCCACACCGGTTACATTCTCGAATATGTGAACGCCGACCGCGGTCAGGTCATGTATAACGGCAAGCTGTGCTGCGAAGCCCGTCCCCGCGACATTCTCGACCACATCTCCCGCCACGGCTACAAGGAATGCCTGCGCTGCCTGAGCGCCGAAAGCGGAGAAAAGATCGACCTCGCCGACTTCCGGGAGGTATACTAA
- a CDS encoding SufB/SufD family protein: MQKIDLKKYKFDGGSAAPIEDLSSLSPEDKERLLYAGIDVDRKDRAGSFMHMNHSGVHCKTKQEGLEIMDIKAALEKYDGLPEYWWKLVDKDKDEFTKTAYENLHGGYFIRAKAGTKVKDPVQSCLFIKDSGLAQNVHNIVVVEEGAEMHIITGCATAHGAKETAHMGISEFYVKKGGKLTFTMIHNWGEDTAVRPRSAGVLEEDAVFLSNYVLLKPVKDLQMYPSLTLNGSGAVARFNSVIVAPEGSYVDSGNRIQLNAPNTRAEIIARTLTTGGTIINRGFIGASNVPARGHLECKGLILGGGRIHAIPELDATIDGVELSHEAAVGKIAQEEIEYLMARGLDEDEATATIVRGFLNVEMEGLPPELQEAINKQINELDANDVM, encoded by the coding sequence ATGCAGAAAATCGACCTGAAGAAATACAAGTTCGACGGCGGTTCCGCCGCTCCCATCGAAGATCTTTCCTCCCTGTCCCCCGAGGACAAGGAACGCCTCCTCTACGCGGGCATCGACGTTGACCGCAAGGACCGCGCAGGCTCCTTCATGCACATGAACCACTCCGGCGTACACTGCAAGACCAAGCAGGAAGGCCTTGAGATCATGGACATCAAGGCTGCGCTGGAAAAATACGACGGCCTGCCCGAATACTGGTGGAAGCTGGTGGACAAGGACAAGGACGAGTTCACCAAGACCGCCTACGAAAACCTGCACGGCGGTTACTTCATCCGCGCCAAGGCTGGCACCAAGGTGAAGGACCCCGTACAGTCCTGCCTGTTCATCAAGGACTCCGGCCTTGCCCAGAACGTGCACAACATCGTGGTGGTTGAAGAAGGTGCGGAAATGCACATCATCACCGGCTGTGCAACGGCTCACGGCGCCAAGGAAACCGCTCACATGGGCATTTCAGAATTCTACGTGAAGAAGGGCGGCAAGCTCACCTTCACCATGATTCACAACTGGGGCGAAGACACCGCCGTCCGTCCCCGTTCCGCAGGCGTTCTGGAAGAAGACGCGGTGTTCCTGAGCAACTACGTGCTGCTCAAGCCCGTGAAGGACCTGCAGATGTATCCCTCGCTGACCCTGAACGGCTCCGGCGCGGTTGCACGCTTCAACTCCGTGATCGTGGCTCCGGAAGGTTCCTACGTGGACTCCGGCAACCGCATCCAGCTGAACGCGCCCAACACCCGTGCTGAAATCATCGCCCGCACCCTGACCACCGGCGGCACCATCATCAACCGCGGTTTCATTGGCGCAAGCAACGTGCCCGCTCGCGGCCACCTCGAATGCAAGGGCCTCATCCTCGGCGGCGGCCGCATCCATGCCATTCCGGAACTGGATGCCACCATCGACGGCGTTGAGCTCTCTCACGAAGCCGCCGTTGGCAAGATCGCTCAGGAAGAGATCGAATACCTCATGGCACGCGGTCTGGATGAAGATGAAGCAACCGCAACCATCGTCCGCGGCTTCCTGAACGTGGAGATGGAAGGCCTACCCCCGGAACTGCAGGAAGCCATCAACAAGCAGATCAACGAGCTGGACGCCAACGACGTCATGTAG
- a CDS encoding DUF6901 family protein has product MDITYRFTLDTGQTELFSLRFKPDTLDADWPLPDVLPDWALLPFHICSHCRFDVDATAYCPLAARLVDIIARLGHLISYDSLLVEVETPERSINQRTTAQRGVSSLLGLIIPTSGCPYTAFFKPMARFHLPFASPDETFYRAASMFMLAQYFMHDNPEAVDLHMEGLSRIYSDIEIVNFQLVSRLRAATQADSSVNAVIILDLFAKSMPFVLEDRLEDFRHLFMPFLNGKP; this is encoded by the coding sequence GTGGATATTACCTACCGCTTTACGCTGGACACAGGGCAGACGGAGTTATTCTCCCTGCGTTTCAAGCCGGATACGCTTGATGCGGATTGGCCGCTTCCTGACGTGCTGCCGGATTGGGCTCTTTTGCCGTTCCATATTTGCAGCCACTGCCGCTTCGATGTGGATGCAACAGCGTATTGTCCGCTTGCCGCCCGGCTGGTGGACATCATTGCCAGACTCGGCCACCTTATTTCGTATGATTCACTGCTGGTGGAGGTGGAAACGCCTGAGCGGAGCATCAACCAGCGCACCACGGCCCAACGTGGCGTAAGTTCGCTGCTGGGGCTTATCATTCCCACATCTGGCTGCCCCTACACGGCTTTTTTCAAGCCCATGGCGCGTTTTCACCTGCCTTTTGCTTCTCCGGACGAAACCTTCTACAGGGCAGCCTCAATGTTCATGCTTGCCCAGTATTTCATGCATGACAACCCCGAGGCGGTTGACCTGCATATGGAAGGACTGTCGCGCATTTATTCCGATATCGAGATTGTGAACTTTCAACTTGTGAGCAGGTTGCGTGCGGCGACACAGGCGGATTCCTCGGTCAACGCCGTGATCATCCTCGATCTGTTTGCCAAGTCCATGCCCTTTGTGCTGGAAGACAGGCTGGAGGATTTCCGCCATCTTTTCATGCCGTTCCTCAACGGGAAACCGTAA